A single Plasmodium yoelii strain 17X genome assembly, chromosome: 10 DNA region contains:
- a CDS encoding PIR protein: MDKEVCERFKNVRGWLSHELIVGNITNIDGNLKKYCGNGSCDDPFGKINAGCLYLFDEFFAGFKQFTSVAKRKINIVDYILIWLGYMLNLNKINENGTIDLFYETYINNDDTDNKYNQEIDDVAAYTSYKDLIDKKEKLMSIDINDMSKFYDAFILLCDMYIKLEKNSNCDNYLEKAKKFAEAYDVLNEDYYNGEGSPYNQLLSTLSNDYCNLKNKCNQFPTLPTYSRKFVIKRTLIPIAFMIVALSIFLGIEYKYSSLGFRKRSQKQCLREKIKNIMKKMIH; the protein is encoded by the exons ATGGATAAAgaagtg TGTGAAAGGTTCAAGAATGTAAGGGGATGGTTATCCCATGAATTGATTGTAGGAAATATTACAAATATTGATggaaatttgaaaaaatattgtgGTAATGGATCATGTGATGATCCTTTCGGaaaaattaatgctggatgtttatatttgtttgatgAGTTCTTTGCGGGTTTTAAACAGTTTACTTCTGTTGCAAAAAGAAAGATTAATATTGTTGATTACATTTTGATATGGTTAGggtatatgttaaaccttaacaaaattaatgaaaacgGCACTATAGACCTTTTTTatgaaacatatataaataatgatgatacaGATAATAAGTATAATCAGGAAATAGATGATGTTGCTGCTTATACTAgttataaggatcttatagataaaaaagaaaaattgaTGAGTATTGATATTAATgatatgtctaaattttatgatgcatttatattattatgtgacaTGTATATTAAGCTTGAAAAAAACTCAAATTGCGATAATTATTTagaaaaagctaaaaaattTGCTGAAGCATATGATGTACTTAATGAAGATTATTATAATGGTGAAGGCAGCCCCTATAATCAATTATTatctacattatcaaatgattattgtaatttaaaaaataaatgtaatcaATTTCCAACTCTTCCAACATATTCACGAAAATTCGTAATAAAAAGGACACTAATTCCAATTGCATTTATGATTGTTGCATTATCAATTTTCTTGGGAATTGaatataag tattcgtcacttggatttcggaaacgatctcaaaaacaatgtttaagagaaaaaataaaaaatataatgaagaaaatgattcattaa